A portion of the Cervus elaphus chromosome X, mCerEla1.1, whole genome shotgun sequence genome contains these proteins:
- the LOC122690217 gene encoding phosphorylated adapter RNA export protein-like, whose amino-acid sequence MAQEAGDMEDGQLSDSDSDMTVAPSYRPLPMPKALGGDCAVRPFQSTATVCAPESHYRTVKSVDSSEESFSDSDDDSSLWKRKRQKCFNTPPKPEPFQFDQSSQKPPIAGRKKVNNIWGAVLQEQNQDAVATELGILGMEGTIDRSRQSETYNYLLAKKLKRESQEHTKELDKELEEYMHGGKKMGPKEEENGQGHLKRKRPVKDRVGDRLEMNYKGRYEITVDDSQEKVADEISFRLQEPKKDLIA is encoded by the coding sequence ATGGCGCAGGAGGCCGGCGACATGGAAGATGGGCAGCTTTCCGACTCGGATTCCGACATGACGGTGGCACCCAGCTACAGGCCGCTGCCGATGCCAAAAGCTCTAGGTGGGGACTGTGCAGTGCGGCCCTTCCAGAGTACTGCAACAGTGTGTGCCCCGGAATCACATTATCGGACTGTGAAAAGTGTGGATTCAAGTGAAGAGAGTTTTTCAGATTCAGATGACGATAGCTCTCTCTGGAAACGCAAGCGACAGAAATGTTTTAACACCCCTCCCAAACCAGAGCCTTTTCAGTTTGACCAGAGCAGCCAGAAACCACCGATAGCTGGAAGGAAGAAGGTTAACAACATCTGGGGTGCTGTGCTGCAAGAACAGAACCAAGATGCAGTGGCCACTGAACTTGGTATCTTGGGAATGGAGGGCACCATTGATAGAAGCCGACAATCTGAGACCTACAATTATTTACTTGCTAAGAAACTTAAAAGAGAATCTCAAGAACATACAAAAGAATTAGACAAAGAGCTAGAAGAATATATGCATGGTGGCAAAAAAATGGGACcaaaggaggaggaaaatgggCAAGGCCATCTCAAAAGGAAACGACCTGTCAAAGACAGAGTGGGAGACAGACTAGAAATGAACTATAAAGGCCGATACGAGATCACAGTGGACGATTCTCAAGAGAAGGTGGCTGATGAAATTTCTTTCAGGTTGCAGGAACCAAAGAAAGATTTGATAGCCTGA